One Deferribacterota bacterium DNA window includes the following coding sequences:
- a CDS encoding SAM-dependent methyltransferase, which produces MSKLYIAALPLDLKRVYFSKYLLDILNLAELFVGEERKTVFKIFSLLENRDKKYMLLNEHSTVSDKLNILNNIKSYKISCLFSDTGAPCVADPGYDLVDLCYKENITIISVPGPSSITAGLSVSGFYAESFSFFGYPPRIKNKRRIFFQRIAKAYETVVFIERPYVMKKLVSELDIIKGKRLSISYNLGLREEKTIRGYINDIKKDLEEMPKVPFIIVVEGKGGTARVVK; this is translated from the coding sequence ATGTCAAAGCTTTATATAGCCGCTTTGCCCTTAGATCTAAAAAGAGTTTATTTTTCTAAATATTTATTGGACATATTAAATTTAGCTGAATTATTTGTTGGTGAAGAAAGGAAAACTGTCTTTAAGATTTTTTCATTATTGGAGAATAGGGACAAAAAATATATGTTATTAAATGAGCACTCAACTGTTTCTGATAAGTTAAATATATTAAACAATATTAAAAGTTATAAAATATCATGTTTGTTTTCAGATACGGGGGCGCCTTGTGTTGCTGATCCAGGATATGATTTGGTAGATCTATGTTATAAGGAAAATATTACTATTATTTCTGTGCCAGGGCCATCAAGTATAACTGCTGGATTATCAGTTTCTGGCTTTTATGCAGAAAGTTTTAGTTTTTTTGGCTATCCACCAAGAATTAAAAACAAAAGGAGGATATTTTTTCAAAGAATTGCCAAGGCCTATGAAACTGTGGTTTTTATAGAAAGGCCCTATGTTATGAAAAAGTTAGTCAGTGAATTAGATATTATAAAGGGTAAGAGATTATCGATTTCATATAATTTAGGGCTTAGAGAAGAGAAAACAATAAGGGGTTATATTAATGATATAAAGAAGGATTTAGAAGAAATGCCTAAAGTGCCTTTTATAATTGTAGTTGAGGGTAAGGGTGGAACCGCTAGAGTTGTTAAATAA